TCAGGTCTTTCACAATGGACTTTCACCATATTAGTTTATCAACATGCCAGGCATACCCAGACAGAGCCGGTCAACGGCTAAAGCCGTGCCAGTCTTTTACGATCGACAGAAAAATAGAAATTGCACCTCGGGCATATCTGACTAGCGTGAACGCAGATGAGTCCCACTGTCTTCTATTACAGAAATTACCGTTTTTTCTTCTTCTCTCGCGAGGAGAGCAGGATGCACATACATATCTATTCTCCGTCTGGAGAAGCTAAATTCTGGATCGAGCCACAAATTGAGCTAGCCGTCAGTAAAGGCCTTAATTCGCGGGAACTCAAAGAAGTCGAAACTCAAGTAAAGGAGCATGAAAATGAAATCAGAAGAGAATGGAATAAGCACTTTGGAAACACCTGAGAGTGTTCAAGTTCAGGGCATATCGAGTCACGGGTTTTGGATACTCATTCAGGAGCGTGAATACTTCTTGGACTTTGAGAACTACCCATGGTTCAAGGAAGCCAAGGTGGATCAAATCTTCAATGTGACACTTTTGCATGGACACCACCTTTTTTGGAATGAACTGGATGTCGACTTAGAGCTGACCTCACTCGATGAGCCAGAACGCTTCCCTCTCATATTCAAGGCATCGTAGACCGAAGGTCGAAATCGAGTTGCCTGGGGCACTAAGTCCCCCAGCTTTGCCGACTCACTTCGTGATCAGGGTTGTCGGCTTCGCCTCTAAACACATCCCCCCGACTCGCTACGCTCATTCCCCTTCGCGGGACTGACAGCGGCCGTGCGGGTCCGCAGCCAGACGGATCATCCCGCTAAGCGGGATCACGCAGTCTGTTTTAAGACGATTATACGTAGGATTTTCACATTCCACTCCCGCGGAGCGGGACTGATTGATTGCTTCGACTGACCATGGACTATTCTTGTCTCATGGAAGACGCTACTAACAACACTCAGCCCGAAGTAACCCATCCATCCGCGAATGTATTGTGGCATCTTTAAACATACAGTATTCCATGCTTACGCTCCAGTTACGATCACTCAGATCCTTCAGGCGACACTTGAAGTCTGAGAGTGAGTCGTCGCTCACTACAATTTTCTTTCGATGCAACTGAAGCCTAGATAGCTTAGCTCCTTCACCGCACGCACCCCGCTTTTCTCACGATTCACTTCCAGCCCAAGTCGCTTCTCAACGAAACAGCAGAGGCTTTCAAAAACGCGATCCTTGGCCCGCTCGCCCGCTGTCTGTGCCTCCTATGGCGTTCTTGTACATACGTGTCTTCGCTCTTCGAGCTACGCCGCACACGGTCAGCTCGTCGGTTGTTATTCTGCGCTGCGCTGGTTGAGGTGCCGTCGCGGACTCCTCGGTAGATCCACACTGCTTCCGCACGGAATCTCGCGATTACGCACT
The nucleotide sequence above comes from Coraliomargarita algicola. Encoded proteins:
- a CDS encoding DUF2442 domain-containing protein; this encodes MKSEENGISTLETPESVQVQGISSHGFWILIQEREYFLDFENYPWFKEAKVDQIFNVTLLHGHHLFWNELDVDLELTSLDEPERFPLIFKAS
- a CDS encoding DUF4160 domain-containing protein, with product MHIHIYSPSGEAKFWIEPQIELAVSKGLNSRELKEVETQVKEHENEIRREWNKHFGNT
- a CDS encoding group II intron maturase-specific domain-containing protein; the encoded protein is MPQYIRGWMGYFGLSVVSSVFHETRIVHGQSKQSISPAPREWNVKILRIIVLKQTA